The genomic interval CGACCGGCGCGACCCCGGCCGCGCCGACGCCCGGCTCGGCGGGGGGCTGGGCGGCGACCTGGGTGACGGACGTCCGGCGATCGTTCTCGGGCCGGATGACCTCGCCGTCGCGCGGCACCGCCAGCTGGTGGTTCGGCTGGACGGCGGCGCCGGCGCCGGGCCCGAACACCGACTCGCACGCGCCGCCGGGCAGCGTGGCCGGCACCGGGCGCGCGGGGTCGTAGAGGACCGGGGTCGGCTGGGGCTCGAGCAGGAACTGCACGCGCAGCCACGGGTCGCCCTGGATGCTGGTCGGGCCTATGATCCGGAACGCCTCGAAGAAGTACTGGTTGACCCGGATGGCCTCCTCCAGGTTGGCGAGGTTCTCCGGCTGGTTGACGAAGGTGTTGAGGTCGGCGAGGTCGCGGATCGAGCAGGCCAGGTTGGCGCGGCCGCGGGCCAGCAGGCTGGTCGTGGCGTCGAGGACGGTCGGGGCGGTGTCGAGCAGGCCGTCGACCTCGCCGCGGATGTCGCCGACCAGCTCGGCGGAGTCCGCGAGGTCGGTGATCAGCTGGGCCAGCTCCTCGCGGTTCTCCGCCAGCGTCGCGTTGACCGTCCGGCTCGAGGCGAAGAACCGGTCGAAGTCGGTGCCGTTGTCGCCGACCGCCTCGCTCAGCGTGGCCGAGTCGACCAGGATCGACCGGATGTCCTCGCTTCGGCCCTCGACGGCGTCGGCCAGCTCGGCGACCACGGTGGCGGCGTCCTGCGCGTCGACCGGGGCGAAGACCTCGTTGGCCAGCTCGAGCAGGTCCTGCGGCTTGGTCGGCAGGGTGATGGAACCCGGCCGGATCACCTCCTCGGCGGCGTGGAAGGCCGTCTCGGGACCGACCGCACCGGTCGGGCGGATGTCGAGGGCCTGCTCACCGACCGCGGACTGGCGGAGGACGACCACGTCGACCTCGGTGGGGATCTCGATGTCGTTCTCGATGCCCATCTCGACCAGCACGCCCTCGGCGTCCTCGCAGTCGGGCAGTGCCTCGGCATCCGCCTCGCCGCAGAGGTACACCTCCTCGACCGAGCCGACGCCGACACCGCGGTAGGTGACCTCCTTGTCCTCGAGGAGCCCACCGGCCTCTGGCAGCTCGACGTACATCGTGTAGGTGTTGTCGAGCACCGCCGAGGCCAGCAGCTGGGTGGCGGCGAACAGCAGCAGCACCGCCGACGCGATGATGACCGTGACGAGGTTGATGAACGTGCGCGAGCGCTTCATGCCGCCTCCCTCAGAAGTCCTGCGGGGGGCGCGGCGTCGGCTGGGGCCGGCCCTGTGGCGGATCGGTGCAAGCGCGGACGCTGTAGCCCGGCTCGTCGTTCAGGCCGCAGATGATGAAGTCCAGCACCACCTGGGCGTTCTCCTGGTTCACGCCGCGGATCGTCGCGAAGTTGTGCTGTGCGACGTTGACGAACAGCGTGTCGATCGCCTCGAGGTGCTCCGGCGCGATCAGCTCGCCGCTGATCCCCTCGAGGTAGGTGACGAAGTCGTCGATGCGGGCGCGGTGGGTGATGATGATGTCCTCGCCGGTGTCGGCCAGGTCGCGCAGGTTCGTGAGCGTGTCGATCAGGCGGTCGTCCTCCTCGGCGAGGACCCGCACGAACGTCGTGGCCTCCTCGAGCGCCCGGCCGTGCACCTCGGCCTGCGGGCCGACGGTGTCGAGGAACTGGTCGAGTCCGTCGAGGAGCCGGACCAGGTCCGCGGAGTTCGCGTTGTAGGTCCGGGTGACCTGCTCGAGGTCGTCGATGACCTGCCCCATGGTCTGGCCGCGGCCGTCCAGCCCGGCCGCGCCGGAGGAGATCGCGCCTGCGAGGGTGTCGGTCGAGATGGCGATCAGCAGGTCGGTGGAGGTGGCGACGACCTCCTCGAGCTCGGGGACGACCTCGGTCTGCGCGACCGTGCCACCGGACTCCCAGGTGCCGCCCGCCCCCTCGACCGGGGTCAGCTCGATGTAGCGCTCGCCGAGCACGCTCGTCTTGCGGAGCCGGGCGATCAGCTCCGAGGGCAGCTCGATGGTGGGGTCGATCTCCATGCGGACCGCGGCCATCAGGTCGCCGTCGAGCTCGATGCCCTCGACGGTGCCGATCGTGACGTCCGCGAGCTTGACCGCCGCGTTGGTCGTCAGGTCGGCCACGTCGCTGAACTGGGCGTTGACGACGATCGGCTCCTCGCCGCCGCAGCCGGTGGCGAGCAGGGCGAGCGTCGTGAGGATCGCGGCGAGCACGCGGATGCCCATCACTCCACCCCCAGGATCGAGTTGCCCTGCGGTTCCGGGATCGCGGGGACCCCGGCCGGCTCGGTCGCGGTGGGCGACTCCGATGGCGTGGCGCCCGCCGAGGGGGTGGCGCTCGGCGGCGTGGACCCGCGCCCCTCGAGCCGCGGGTCGACCGGCGGCAGCGGACCGGGGGTCGGCGCGGGCGCGGCGGCCTGGGCCTCGGCGTTCGCGTCGAGCTCGGCGGCCATCGCGGTGCGGGACTCCTCGGACAGCTGGCTGAGCGCCGTGCCGGCGGCCTCGGCGAAGGAGATGCCGGGGCTGCCCTGCTGGCACAGCCCGGGGAGGCACAGGTCGGGGAGGGTGTCGAGGATGTCGTCCAGGGTGTCGCAGTCGGCCAGGTCGAGGCGGAGGCACAGCCCGATCAGGCGGTCCTCGAAGCGGTCCTGGATGAACTCGACGAGCGGTCCGGCCTCGTTGTCGAGGGGCAGCCGGGCGTTCTCGTAGTCGATGATCCGCCCGGCGGTGTTGAACAGCCGCTGCGCGCCGAAGAACGCGTCACCGAGTCGCGACAGGTTCCGGTCGACCGTCGACAGGGTCGTGGCGAGCGTGGCGAGGTCGCGCACCAGCGGGTCGTCGTGCTCGAGGATCAGCGGCTCGAGCTCAGCGGTGGCGCGGGTCAGCTCGGTCAGCGCCCCGACCAGCAGCTCGCGGTCCTCCTGCAGGTTCTGCAGGACCGTCGACGCGTTCGTCAGCGTCGAACCGATCCGCTCCTCCCTCGTGGCGAGGGTCTCGTTGAGGGCCGCGAGGTCGTCGACGACCTGGTTCAGGTCGACCGAGGAGTCCGCCAGCACACGCACGGTCTGCGCGCCGGAGTCCACCAGCTCGTTCAGGCCCTGCCCGTTGCCGTCGAGGGTGTCGGCGAGCACGTCGATCAGGTCGGCGAGGGCGCCGGCGTCGAGGGATGCGAGGAAGTTCTCGAACGAGCGCAGGACCTCGTCGACCTCGGCGGGGATCGCGGTCCGCTCGATCGGGATCGCCGCGCCGTCCTCGAGCGTCGGCCCGCCGGTGTAGGGCGGCTCGATCTGGGCGAACCGCTCGCCGAGGAGCGAGACGGGCTTCAGCCGGATCGTGGCGTCCGCCGGGTAGTCCCGCTCGGGATCGAGGGCCATCTCCACCTCGACGGTGTCGCCGAGCGGCTCGATGCGGGTGATCTCCCCCACCGGGAGGCCGAGGACCCGCACCTCCGACCCCTCGAACAGGTTCGCGGTCCGCGGGAACGTCGCGGTGATGGTGAGGGGCTCGGCCTGCTCGGCGAACGGGCCGACGCAGGCGGTGGCCAGCAGGGCGCAGGCGAGGACGACCGCGGCGATCATCCGGCGCATCAGCCCTCACCCCCCTCGTCGGCGGCGCCACCGGTGAGCGCGTCGATCAGCGACCGCGGGCCGACGTCGATCGGCAGGCGCTGCGGTTCGCGGTGGATCGGGCCGTCACCGGTGAGGATCGGCAGGTCGGGCAGGCCGGGGATCGGCCCGTCGTCGCCCTCCTCGGGGTTCGGCGAGTCGTCCGGCAGGGTCTGGTTGGTCTGCTCCTCGCAGCTCCGCGGATCGGGGCCGAGGAGGACGTCGAGCTGCTGGTCGAGGATCCCGCCGCAGCCGACGAGCAGGTCGACGTTGGCCGGGCCGGCCGCGTTGACGAACACGTGGCCCCACGGGACCGGCTGGCCGTTGGCGAAGCCGATCGAGCTGAACCCGATCAGCGAGTCGCCGGCGTAGGCGAGGCCCTCGGCCAGGTCGACCTGGTGGCGGCTGACGATCTCGAGGTCGAGGTGCAGCTCGTCGAGGATCGCGTCGAGGTCCTCGCGGACGCCGACCACGAAGTCGGCGGTGACGGCGCCGGTCCGCTGGGTCTCGGCCAGGAGCGCCTGGAGGTCAGCCCGTCGGGCGGCCAGGTTGCCGAGGGCGACGTCGAGGTCGTCGATGATGCCGATCAGCTCGTCGTCGCGGGACTCGAGGGTCTGGCTGACCGTCGACAGGTTGCGGAGCAGCTCGCGGATCTGGGTCTCCTGGGAGTTGACCAGCTCGGTCAGGTCGGTGCCGGAGTCGACCAGGTCGGCGACCCGCTCCCGCTGGCCGCGGGTGACGTCGGCGACGTTGACCAGGAGCATGTTGAGGGCATCGGAGTCGATCTCGCCCAGCAGGTCGTCGGCGGTCTCGGCCAGCTCGGGCACGTCGGTGGTGACGGTCGTGCGCTCGATCGGGATGTGGTCGCCCTCGACCAGCAGCTCCCCCTCGAAGTCGTTGCCGGTGTCGAGGATGACCCCGCGCTTGCCGACCAGGGTCCGGAGGGTGATCTCGGCGCGGGTGGTGGACGGCAGCTCGATGCCGCCGTCGACCTGCATCTCGGCCTCGACGTGGTCGTCGCCGATGTCGATGGCGGTGACGGTGCCGGCGCGGATCCCGGCGACGAGCACCACGTCGCCGGCCTGCAGGCCGTTCGCGTCGGCGAACGAGGCCGAGATCGTGTAGCCGCCGCCGATGTCCTGGCGGGTGACCGACAGCGACGCGACGATCGTGACGACGATGAGGACGGCGGTGATCACGCC from Euzebya sp. carries:
- a CDS encoding MlaD family protein — protein: MKRSRTFINLVTVIIASAVLLLFAATQLLASAVLDNTYTMYVELPEAGGLLEDKEVTYRGVGVGSVEEVYLCGEADAEALPDCEDAEGVLVEMGIENDIEIPTEVDVVVLRQSAVGEQALDIRPTGAVGPETAFHAAEEVIRPGSITLPTKPQDLLELANEVFAPVDAQDAATVVAELADAVEGRSEDIRSILVDSATLSEAVGDNGTDFDRFFASSRTVNATLAENREELAQLITDLADSAELVGDIRGEVDGLLDTAPTVLDATTSLLARGRANLACSIRDLADLNTFVNQPENLANLEEAIRVNQYFFEAFRIIGPTSIQGDPWLRVQFLLEPQPTPVLYDPARPVPATLPGGACESVFGPGAGAAVQPNHQLAVPRDGEVIRPENDRRTSVTQVAAQPPAEPGVGAAGVAPVGVDETPVADSGSTTASPLVVTVLALGVGALGLGWRLGGRPAPPGMVRRRRRSGRAGSGRGGPRGGRRG
- a CDS encoding MCE family protein — translated: MGIRVLAAILTTLALLATGCGGEEPIVVNAQFSDVADLTTNAAVKLADVTIGTVEGIELDGDLMAAVRMEIDPTIELPSELIARLRKTSVLGERYIELTPVEGAGGTWESGGTVAQTEVVPELEEVVATSTDLLIAISTDTLAGAISSGAAGLDGRGQTMGQVIDDLEQVTRTYNANSADLVRLLDGLDQFLDTVGPQAEVHGRALEEATTFVRVLAEEDDRLIDTLTNLRDLADTGEDIIITHRARIDDFVTYLEGISGELIAPEHLEAIDTLFVNVAQHNFATIRGVNQENAQVVLDFIICGLNDEPGYSVRACTDPPQGRPQPTPRPPQDF
- a CDS encoding MCE family protein encodes the protein MRRMIAAVVLACALLATACVGPFAEQAEPLTITATFPRTANLFEGSEVRVLGLPVGEITRIEPLGDTVEVEMALDPERDYPADATIRLKPVSLLGERFAQIEPPYTGGPTLEDGAAIPIERTAIPAEVDEVLRSFENFLASLDAGALADLIDVLADTLDGNGQGLNELVDSGAQTVRVLADSSVDLNQVVDDLAALNETLATREERIGSTLTNASTVLQNLQEDRELLVGALTELTRATAELEPLILEHDDPLVRDLATLATTLSTVDRNLSRLGDAFFGAQRLFNTAGRIIDYENARLPLDNEAGPLVEFIQDRFEDRLIGLCLRLDLADCDTLDDILDTLPDLCLPGLCQQGSPGISFAEAAGTALSQLSEESRTAMAAELDANAEAQAAAPAPTPGPLPPVDPRLEGRGSTPPSATPSAGATPSESPTATEPAGVPAIPEPQGNSILGVE
- a CDS encoding MCE family protein, which gives rise to MKQFIERNQIVIGVITAVLIVVTIVASLSVTRQDIGGGYTISASFADANGLQAGDVVLVAGIRAGTVTAIDIGDDHVEAEMQVDGGIELPSTTRAEITLRTLVGKRGVILDTGNDFEGELLVEGDHIPIERTTVTTDVPELAETADDLLGEIDSDALNMLLVNVADVTRGQRERVADLVDSGTDLTELVNSQETQIRELLRNLSTVSQTLESRDDELIGIIDDLDVALGNLAARRADLQALLAETQRTGAVTADFVVGVREDLDAILDELHLDLEIVSRHQVDLAEGLAYAGDSLIGFSSIGFANGQPVPWGHVFVNAAGPANVDLLVGCGGILDQQLDVLLGPDPRSCEEQTNQTLPDDSPNPEEGDDGPIPGLPDLPILTGDGPIHREPQRLPIDVGPRSLIDALTGGAADEGGEG